In Magnetococcus sp. PR-3, one genomic interval encodes:
- a CDS encoding IS630 transposase-related protein, whose protein sequence is MSYDIELRQRVIDFIDAGGSKADAAVLFQISRATIYNWLKRPSLEPSQRRSQGHKLDKAELAAHVKACPDALQRERAAHFGVHKATISAALKKMGIRKKNDALRGT, encoded by the coding sequence ATGAGCTATGACATCGAACTCCGCCAACGCGTGATCGACTTCATTGATGCAGGTGGCAGCAAAGCAGATGCTGCAGTGCTGTTTCAAATAAGCCGAGCCACGATCTATAACTGGCTCAAGCGTCCTTCGCTTGAACCCAGCCAACGACGTTCCCAGGGACACAAGCTTGATAAAGCAGAGCTTGCTGCGCATGTGAAAGCCTGTCCAGATGCTTTACAAAGAGAGCGAGCAGCCCATTTTGGCGTTCATAAAGCCACGATCAGCGCAGCGCTAAAAAAGATGGGCATCCGTA